The DNA window GGATACGGCCCGCGTGCTGAGCCGGTATGTTAACGGCGTCATGATACGGACGTTTTCACAGGACAAGGTGGAAGACCTTGCGAAATGGGCCGCCATCCCTGTCATCAACGGGCTTTCCGACCAGTACCATCCCTGCCAGACCCTTGCGGACCTGCAGACCATCGAGGAATGCAAGGGCAGCCTCAAGAACGTGAAGGTTGCTTATATCGGAGACGGGAACAACGTGGCCAATTCCTGGCTTGAGGCGGCTATTCTGATGAAGCTGTCCCTTTCCATCGCTGTGCCGAAGGGCTACCTGCCCGACAGGGAGTTGACGGAAAGGGCATTGAGCAGCACCGACCTGTCCATCACCAACGACCCCGCCGAAGCCGTGCGTAACGCCGACGTCATATACACGGACGTGTGGGTCAGCATGGGTCAGGAAAAGGAAAAGGCCTCGAGGAAAAAGGCCTTCAAGGGCTACAGGATAGACAACAAACTCCTCGGGCTGGCCCGCAGGGATGCCATCGTCATGCACTGCCTGCCGGCTTACCGTGGTCAGGAGATAACAGACGAGGTTTTTGAACGCTTCAGCAACATCATATTCACGCAGGCGGAGAACAGACTGCATGCGCAGAAGGCCCTCCTCGAGTGGCTTCTCGCGGGGCAGACAAAGACTTCGTAGAATAAGAGAATGGAGGTCAGGATGAAAAAGGTTAAAAAAGTGGTCCTTGCTTATTCGGGAGGGCTCGACACATCGATTATCGTAAAATGGCTCAAAGACGTGTATAATTGCGAGGTTATCGCCTATGCTGCCGACGTCGGGCAGGAGGAAGAGCTTGTCGGTCTGGAAGAAAAGGCCCTGAAGACGGGCGCGTCCAAGGTTTACATAGAGGATCTTCGGGAAGAATTCGCGAGAGATTTCATATTTTTTGCCATACGGTCGAATGCCATCTACGAAGGCAACTATCTCATGGGTACCTCCATCGCGAGGCCGCTCATCGCAAAAAGGCAGATCGAGATAGCCCGCGCAGAAAAGGCAGACGCCGTTTGCCATGGCTCGACGGGCAAGGGCAACGACCAGGTCCGCTTTGAGCTCACTTTTTACGCGATGGAGCCGAACATGAAGATCATCGCGCCCTGGAGGGAGTGGGATTTCACGTCCCGCGACGACCTCATCGACTATGCGAAGAAGCACGACATAGAAGTGCCGGTGACGAAGAAGAAACCCTACAGCATGGACCGGAACCTCATGCACATCAGCTACGAGGGCGGTATCCTGGAGGACCCCTGGTCAGAGCCGAAGGAAGACATGTTCAAGACCACGGTTTCCCCTGAAAAGGCCCCGAACAAGGCGACATACGTGGAGGTAACCTTCAGCAAGGGCTTCCCTGTGGCGATAAACGGCAAGAAGATGTCCGCCTTCAAGATCGTCGATCACCTGAACAAGATCGGAGGAGCCAATGGCATCGGGCGCGTCGACATCGTGGAGAACCGTTTCGTAGGCATGAAATCGCGCGGCGTGTACGAAACGCCGGGCTGCACCATCCTCCATGCGGCGCATCGTGCCGTGGAGACCCTGACACTGGACAGGGAAGTGATGCATATACGCGACGGCCTCATCCCCAAGGTGGCCGAGCTCATCTATTACGGATTCTGGTTCTCGCCGGAGATGAAGGCCATCATGGCGCTGACGGACGAGATACAGTCGGCCGTGAACGGTACGGCGCGGTTGAAGCTTTACAAGGGCAACTGCATCGTCGTGGGCCGAAAATCGAAGAATTCGCTGTACATGAAAGATTTCGCGACCTTCGACACGGATACCGTGTATGACCAGAAGGATGCCGGCGGTTTCATTCGTCTCAATGCGTTGAGGCTGCGCATCAGGGCGATGCTGGAGAAGTGAACGATCCGACCCCTTATTGATTGTCACGTTTGGAGAACATGATGAACCCCTACGAACCACACGCTATCGAAGAAAAATGGCAAAAATACTGGGAAGAGCGCGAAGCATTCCGTGTTGATGAAGATCCGTCCAAACAAAAATATTACCTCCTCGAAATGTTCCCCTATCCTTCGGGGAACATTCACATGGGACACGTAAGAAACTATTCAATTGGCGACGTCATAGCACGGTATAAGAGAATGAAGGGCCTCAATGTGCTTCACCCCATGGGATGGGACGCCTTCGGCATGCCCGCCGAGAACGCCGCCATTGAAAGAGGGATACAACCGGCAACATGGACCCATGAAAATATTGATTACATGCGGCAGCAGTTGAAGCGCCTCGGCTTTGGATACGACTGGAGGCGGGAAGTCGCCACCTGCGATGTTGAATACTATCGCTGGGAACAATGGGTGTTCCTGAAGATGTATGAAAAGGGTCTCGTTTACCGGAAGAGTTCGCCTGTCAATTTCTGCCCGAAATGCCAGACCGTGCTTGCCAACGAGCAGGTAGAAGGCGGAAATTGCTGGCGTTGCGGCGAGGAGGTCATACAGAAGGAATTGACGCAGTGGTTCTTCGCGATAACCAGGTATGCAGACGAGCTTATCGAATACTGCGACAAACTGCCTGGCTGGCCCGAAAAGGTCACGAGCATGCAGAAGAACTGGATCGGCAAGAGCTATGGCGTGGAAGTGCATTTTACTCTGGAGGACGGGTCGCCTTTCACGATCTTTACCACCCGGCCAGACACCCTTTACGGTGTTACCTTTATGGTCCTTGCACCGGAGCATCCCCTGACCATCGAGCTTTCCCGGGGTACAGCCCAGGAGAAAGAGGTGGCCGCCTTCGTGCAAAAGGTCAAGGCCCAGGACAGGAGCTTCCGGGGCGAGATCAGCCTTGAAAAAGAGGGCGTCTTTACAGGAAGATATGCCATCAATCCCCTGACAGGACGCAAAATACCCATCTACGTGGGAAATTTCGTTCTCATGGAGTATGGCACGGGTGCCATCATGGCCGTTCCTGCGCACGATCAGAGGGATTACGAGTTTGCAAAGGAATACGGTCTTCCCGTAATCGTCACAATTACACCGAAAGACAGGGAACTGGATGCGCAGTCCATGGACTGCGCCTATGTAGACGAAGGAGTGCTTGTCAATTCCGACAGGTTTAACGGGATGAATAATCGTGAAGCCATCGGGGCCATCATCGATTACCTCGAAGAAAAAGGCTTCGGCACAAGGACAGTCAATTACCGGCTGAAGGACTGGGGAATCTCACGGCAGCGTTACTGGGGATCTCCCATTCCTGTCATCTACTGCGAGGACTGCGGGACCGTTCCGGTGCCCGAGAAGGACCTGCCGGTTGTGCTGCCCATCGACCTCGAGATCAAGATCGTGGGCCGCTCCCCGCTTGCCGACCATGCCGCATTCTGCGAGGTGGACTGCCCCATCTGTAAAAAGAAGGCACGGCGCGAGACGGACACGATGGACACCTTTGTCGAATCATCGTGGTATTTCCTGAGATACACCTGCGCCGACTATCAGGACGGCCCGCTCGACAGGAAGCGCGTCGATTACTGGATGCCGGTGGACCAGTATATCGGCGGCATCGAACATGCCGTCCTGCATCTGCTTTATTCCCGTTTTTTTAACCGGGTTATGAACGAACTGGGTCTCGTCGGTGTCCGCGAGCCTTTCGAGAACCTCCTCACCCAGGGGATGGTCATCAAGGACGGCGCCAAGATGAGCAAATCCAAAGGCAATGTCGTCGATCCCAACTATCTCATTGAAAAGTACGGTGCCGATACGGCGCGGCTCTTCTGCCTTTTTGCCTCCCCTCCGGAGCGGGACCTCGACTGGAGCGACCAGGGCGTTGAGGGGAGCTATCGTTTCCTCCAGAGGGTCTGGAGGCTTGCGGCCGAACGCGCCCATTCCCTGGCAGGAGTGGCGGCAATCGACCAGTTTCCGGGTGCGGCAGGTGATGAGAAACAGTTGATCCACAAGATCCACAAGACCATCATGAAAGTGACCGATGACGTGGAACGGTTCCATCTCAATACGGCCATCGCAAGCATCATGGAACTTGTCAACATGACGTACAAGTTTATCGAGAAGGGAGCTCGCGACGAAAAGGCACAGGGGCTGCTCAAAGGCTCCATCGAGGCCATCCTGA is part of the Syntrophorhabdaceae bacterium genome and encodes:
- a CDS encoding argininosuccinate synthase — encoded protein: MKKVKKVVLAYSGGLDTSIIVKWLKDVYNCEVIAYAADVGQEEELVGLEEKALKTGASKVYIEDLREEFARDFIFFAIRSNAIYEGNYLMGTSIARPLIAKRQIEIARAEKADAVCHGSTGKGNDQVRFELTFYAMEPNMKIIAPWREWDFTSRDDLIDYAKKHDIEVPVTKKKPYSMDRNLMHISYEGGILEDPWSEPKEDMFKTTVSPEKAPNKATYVEVTFSKGFPVAINGKKMSAFKIVDHLNKIGGANGIGRVDIVENRFVGMKSRGVYETPGCTILHAAHRAVETLTLDREVMHIRDGLIPKVAELIYYGFWFSPEMKAIMALTDEIQSAVNGTARLKLYKGNCIVVGRKSKNSLYMKDFATFDTDTVYDQKDAGGFIRLNALRLRIRAMLEK
- the leuS gene encoding leucine--tRNA ligase, translating into MMNPYEPHAIEEKWQKYWEEREAFRVDEDPSKQKYYLLEMFPYPSGNIHMGHVRNYSIGDVIARYKRMKGLNVLHPMGWDAFGMPAENAAIERGIQPATWTHENIDYMRQQLKRLGFGYDWRREVATCDVEYYRWEQWVFLKMYEKGLVYRKSSPVNFCPKCQTVLANEQVEGGNCWRCGEEVIQKELTQWFFAITRYADELIEYCDKLPGWPEKVTSMQKNWIGKSYGVEVHFTLEDGSPFTIFTTRPDTLYGVTFMVLAPEHPLTIELSRGTAQEKEVAAFVQKVKAQDRSFRGEISLEKEGVFTGRYAINPLTGRKIPIYVGNFVLMEYGTGAIMAVPAHDQRDYEFAKEYGLPVIVTITPKDRELDAQSMDCAYVDEGVLVNSDRFNGMNNREAIGAIIDYLEEKGFGTRTVNYRLKDWGISRQRYWGSPIPVIYCEDCGTVPVPEKDLPVVLPIDLEIKIVGRSPLADHAAFCEVDCPICKKKARRETDTMDTFVESSWYFLRYTCADYQDGPLDRKRVDYWMPVDQYIGGIEHAVLHLLYSRFFNRVMNELGLVGVREPFENLLTQGMVIKDGAKMSKSKGNVVDPNYLIEKYGADTARLFCLFASPPERDLDWSDQGVEGSYRFLQRVWRLAAERAHSLAGVAAIDQFPGAAGDEKQLIHKIHKTIMKVTDDVERFHLNTAIASIMELVNMTYKFIEKGARDEKAQGLLKGSIEAILRLLFPFVPHMVSELWQIMGGDVAALGLSWPAWNEELVKEEKVMIAVQVNGKLRDTCEADRDAGEETLKDMVFALEKLQKHLEGKTVRKTIIVPNKLVNIVCG
- the argF gene encoding ornithine carbamoyltransferase, which codes for MKRDFTKLLDITRKECDQLLKRAKHLKKLRQAGKPWQPLAGKSLAMIFEKASTRTRLSFEAGMHQLGGHAMFLSPSETQIGRGEPIQDTARVLSRYVNGVMIRTFSQDKVEDLAKWAAIPVINGLSDQYHPCQTLADLQTIEECKGSLKNVKVAYIGDGNNVANSWLEAAILMKLSLSIAVPKGYLPDRELTERALSSTDLSITNDPAEAVRNADVIYTDVWVSMGQEKEKASRKKAFKGYRIDNKLLGLARRDAIVMHCLPAYRGQEITDEVFERFSNIIFTQAENRLHAQKALLEWLLAGQTKTS